TCCGGGCCAGGTGCTTGAGGAAGAACCTGGGGGGGTGCATCGGAACGGGACGGGGTTCGCGCATCCCCGGCTACTTGTACCACCCGATCGGCCGCTCGTCGAGGTTGATGTAGACGTGCTTGACCTCCAGGTACTCGTCGAGGCCGTGCGGACCGAGCTCGCGCCCGAACCCGGACTGCTTGTAGCCGCCCCACGGGGCCTCCACGGGGG
The DNA window shown above is from Candidatus Dormiibacterota bacterium and carries:
- a CDS encoding aldehyde dehydrogenase family protein; the encoded protein is PVEAPWGGYKQSGFGRELGPHGLDEYLEVKHVYINLDERPIGWYK